TGTCCACCCAGGCGGTGGCGGCCGAGCAGAACATGCCCCGCAAGTTCCTGGAGGCGGTGTTGGCGGACCTGCGTCGCGGCGGAGTGGTCCGGGCCCAGCGGGGCGCCGAGGGCGGTTACACGCTGGCGCAGCCGCCTCGGGACATCACCATCGGTGCCGTTCTGCGTGCCGTGGACGGACCGCTGGCGGGGGTGCGTGGGCTGCGTCCGGAGGAGACCCGGTACGACGGCGCGGCCGAGAACCTGCCCCGGTTGTGGATCGCCGTCCGGGCCGCCGTACGCGAGGTGGTCGACGAGGTCAGCCTCGCCGAGGTGCTCAGCGGACGGATGCCGGCCCACGTCCGCAAGTTGACCCTCAAGCCGGACGCGTGGGAATCACGCTGACCTCGGTCCCGCTCCCGCCGGGTCGCGCACACCCCGTCCACCCTGGAGGCGGCATGCGGGTCACCAGGTTTACCGATCGTGCGACTCGGGAATTGACGAGCCACTCGTACGACGGCTGAGGGAGAGAGGGAGCCACGGCCATGGGTCTGATGTTCCGCAAGCGTAAGAAGTTCGGCCCGTTGGTGTTGAACTTCACCGAGAACGGGTTCTCCTCGTGGACGATCAGGATCGGCAAATGGTCCTGGAACTCTCGAGCTCGGGCCCATCGCGTCGACCTGCCCGGGCCGTTCTCCTGGAAGCAGGACAAGTCCCGGAGCTGAGATCGCTTGTGCCGGGATCACGGCCGTCGGACACTGCCAGGTGTCCGACGGCTTCTTGCATGCATGGGTCCGGCCGCTGGCAGGGTCCACGGCGCACCACGATACCCACACTGTAATAACACTGTATTGCTATTCATCGGTAGAGAATCATGTCCATGTCCGACATCGCCAGACCCAGCCGGGTAGCCCGAGCCGAGATCATCCGCACCACCGTCATCTGCGTACTGGTCGTCGTCATCTACTACCTGGTGCCGATCGAGCCGGGCGTCACCGGCGTCCACCGCTTGGTCCGCGCGGCGATCACCGGTGTCGGCGTGCTCGTGGTGGCCGCGATGGTGCTGGCCCAGGTTCGCCGGCAGCTCACCGCCGATCCGGCCGACGTGCGGCTGACCCGGCTGGCCATCGCGATCGTCAGCGGGGTCATCGTCTTCGCCCTCGCCGACCTGGTCATCTCGTTCAGCGACCCGGGCCAGTTCGTCAACATGACCACCAAGACCGACGCGCTGTACTTCGCGATCGGCACCCTCACCACCGTCGGGTACGGCGACGTGCACGCCCAAGGCCAACTCGCCCGCGCGGCAGTCTGTCTGCAGATGGTGTTCAGCGTCGGCGTGCTCGCCACCGGAGCGTCGTTGCTGGTCAAGCGCTGGACTGAACGGGCGGCGGCGCGGCGCCCGACGTGACCCGGTAGCGGGCAGCCGTAGGAGTGGCGCGTCACGGCGTATCGATCGCCGGCGTCACCGCTGGTTCTATCGTCACGTCCCCGCCAAGTCTGCCGTGCTCGGGCCGGCGGCGGGCCGCACCGGCGGCGAGCAACTCGGCCACGGCCCGGTTGGCGTCGGCGGCCCGATGGATCGTCTCGGTGACCGCGAACCGCCGCAGCTCGGCGACGGTCAGCGGCCCGGTTCGGGTGAGCCGCGCCAGCAGCGTCTCCGGCAGCGATCCGGACCGGTCGGTCATCGAGCCCGGCGGCGGATCCTGCGTCGACGGACCGCCGGTGAGGCGCGGATCCCGCAGCGTCATGCCGTTGCCGGCCGCCACCGACCAGATCGCGTCCTTGACCGCCTCGATCCGCTTGCCCGAGGTGGTGGCGAAGAACAGCCCGAGCGCCGTGTCCGGGCCCGGCCCGCCAGCCGGGTCGATGCCTGGTACCAGCCCGCCAGCCGGGTCGCTGCCTGGTACCAGATCGACCATCGTGACCAGTGGAAGTTCGCTCGCGTCCGGTGCGCTACTCGGGCCACCGGCACCGCGCGCACCGGCGGTGCTCAGGAGCAGGATCTCGGTGGGGTGCCCGGCGGCCATCGCCCGCCACACGGTCGGGTCGGGCACCTGCTCGGCAACATGGTCGAGGTATACGAACAGCGGTGCCCGAGCCGCTGACGCGGCGGCGAGAGCCACCGGGATCCGCTGGGCGCCACCGGGCAGCAGGTGCACCGACACCCCGGCCGGCAGCGCCGCCTGGGCGGCACCGAGCCGGGTCGCCAGGTCGAGCGGATCGCGCCCGGCCGCCGGGCCGCCGTCCGCCGGGCCGGCGAGGGTGACCACGGTCAGGTGGCAGCCGCTCGGCAGGTCGGCGGATGCGGCGATCACCCGCAGGGCGGCGTCGGCCGTGCCCGCGTCCGCGCCGGCGTACGCCTGGACGAAGGTGGCCCGGCGGGAGCGGTGCAGCGTCGACAGCCAGGTGCCCAGGTGGCGAAGGAGTAGGTCGCGGCGCGCGGCGGCGCACGGGTCGGTGGTCACCTCACCGTTCTACCCGTCGCGAGCCGGCCGGTTCAGACCGGTACGGAGACTCCCACTCCGCCACGGGTCTGGCCGCCGTACCGCTGCTTCTCCCGGGCCAGGTCGAGTGGGCGGATCCGCTTGCGCGCGGCGAGGGCCTGCTCGTCGAGCCGGTCGGCCGGCACCAACCAGACGACCTCGAACTCCAGGCCGTCCGGGTCCTTGCCGTAGAGGCTCTTGGTGGTGCCGTGGTCGGAGCTGCCGGCCAGCGCTCCGGCCTCCGCCAAGCGGGCGGCGAGGGCGTCGAGCTCGTCGAGCGTGTCGACTTCCCAGGCCAGGTGGTAGAGACCGACGGCGCTGCGACCGGCCGGGGAGGCGGCGGCGTGCGCGCCGATCTCGAACAGTCCGAGGTCGTGGTCGTTGGTGGAGCCGGGAGCCTGCAGGAAGGCGGCACCGGCGAAGCCGTCCGGGGTCATCGGGACGAGCCGGAAGTCGAGCACGTCCCGGTAGAACGCGACGCTGCGGTCGAGTCGGGAGACGAACAGTACGGCGTGGTTGAGGCGGTGGATTCCCATGTCCACCACCGTAGCCCGAACTAGTTGAGCATTCAACCAAATTGGGTATGATGGTCGTCATGACCCGCTGGCTCGACGACGACGAACAACGCACCTGGCGCGCCTTTCTCGCCGCCACCCGGTCACTGATGACCACCCTGGACCGCGAGCTGCACAGCCAGGCCGGCTTGTCGCACGCCTACTACGAGATCCTGGTACGAC
The sequence above is a segment of the Solwaraspora sp. WMMD406 genome. Coding sequences within it:
- a CDS encoding Rrf2 family transcriptional regulator, with product MQISARGDYAVRAALILAAAYPTLMSTQAVAAEQNMPRKFLEAVLADLRRGGVVRAQRGAEGGYTLAQPPRDITIGAVLRAVDGPLAGVRGLRPEETRYDGAAENLPRLWIAVRAAVREVVDEVSLAEVLSGRMPAHVRKLTLKPDAWESR
- a CDS encoding DUF4236 domain-containing protein; the protein is MGLMFRKRKKFGPLVLNFTENGFSSWTIRIGKWSWNSRARAHRVDLPGPFSWKQDKSRS
- a CDS encoding potassium channel family protein, with amino-acid sequence MSDIARPSRVARAEIIRTTVICVLVVVIYYLVPIEPGVTGVHRLVRAAITGVGVLVVAAMVLAQVRRQLTADPADVRLTRLAIAIVSGVIVFALADLVISFSDPGQFVNMTTKTDALYFAIGTLTTVGYGDVHAQGQLARAAVCLQMVFSVGVLATGASLLVKRWTERAAARRPT
- a CDS encoding VOC family protein; translated protein: MGIHRLNHAVLFVSRLDRSVAFYRDVLDFRLVPMTPDGFAGAAFLQAPGSTNDHDLGLFEIGAHAAASPAGRSAVGLYHLAWEVDTLDELDALAARLAEAGALAGSSDHGTTKSLYGKDPDGLEFEVVWLVPADRLDEQALAARKRIRPLDLAREKQRYGGQTRGGVGVSVPV